The genomic stretch AGGGTTCATTTCCTCATCGATCAACACACGAGAAGCGGCCCTTCAGACGATCATGGTCACCTATGGATACATGATCAATTATTACGTCTTTGATCAAAAGGATCTCGATTTGCTGATCCAAGGCCAAATGAAAATTTTATCTGGTGAATGATTGGTTTGGTTTGTCCGCTTAAAATGTGATTGACCGTTTCATTTTTTTATCATAAAATAAATACATACATGTATGTATTCCAGCAAAGAAAGGAGCGTACCCATGAAGTTTTGGCAGTATCATAAGAACATTAAAGTGAGGTTCTTGCAATTATTCCTCACGGATATTCTTAACACGGCATTGTTGGCGTTCATGGCCATTTACTTGACCCGCTTTTTTGGCGCAGCATTAACAGGGTTGTTTTTATTCATTAACATTGTCCTAGGCGTTTTTGCGAATTTTTATGGCGGGTATTATTCGGATATCATCGGCAAAGTTAATGGTAATCTCAAGTCTTTTGAATGTGGTTGCCCTTTTCTGCATGATGATGGCGAATTCGCCGTTGTTTACTTCCCCTGTGGTGACACTCGCAGCTTTGTTGCTGCTAAGTATTTCCTTCGGTCTTGGTGATCCAGGATCACAGGCAATGTTGATCGACGTAACGAAACCTGATGAAAGAGAAGCGGTTTATTCTGTCCTCTTCTGGCTCTTTAATATGGCGATGGCGATCGGTGGTATTATTGGAGCATTGACTTTTAAACATCACCTATTTGAATTGTTGCTCGGGTTATTGATTACGAGCGTCATAGCTGCCATTCTCGTAATCTTTTTTATCGATGAAACTTTGGCCTTAAAGACTGAAAATTTACAAAAGGTCGAACAAGAGCATTTTATCATCAAAATGTTCAAAAACTACAAAGTGGTCCTTAAGGACAAGTTATTCATGTCTTACACGTTGGCGATCTTGCTCATTACTTCGTTGGAGTTTCAGTTGGACTATTACACAGGCGTTCATTTATTTAAAGACATGCCGACACAGTCCGCGCTTTCCTTTGATATCAACGGTGTCAATATGCTCGGGTTTTTGCGAACGGAAAATACGATCATCGTTGTCTTGTTATCCTTGTTGGTCACAAGATGGGTAACGAAACTTAGTGACAAATCGACGTATATTTCTTCAGTGATCATTTATGTAATTGGTTATACCGTGTTGAGTTATGCCGACAATATTTGGCTGCTGTTCGGCTTTATGTTCTTGGCAACGGTCGGTGAGTTGATGCGGGTCCCGACGCACAGCGCCATTTATGCAAGTCTTCCGCCGGAGGATAAGCGCAGTTCCTATTTGGCATTCAACAGTTTAATCATTCAATTTTGTATGATTCTTGGGTCTTGGTTTGTCTCGCTCAGTGCGTTTTTGAACAATGAAGCGATGTCATCGTTGTTCCTGCTGACAGGAATGGTGGGGCTGTTCATCATCATTAAAATTTTCCCGGATTTGCAAAAGAAAAAGGAATTGGCGGCTGCGAGCGGGGAGTAGTTTTTTAACCGATTGAATACATTCAAGAATGTATTTTATAAAATTGAGAGGATGATCACAGATGAAAAAATGGGTGATGGTTTGTTTGGCTGGCGTTTTGGCGTTGGGCATTTTGGTCCCGGGTGTAAGTTCGGCAGCAGGAAAAGCCGTCGGAAAACCAGCATGGGCGGGCATGACACCGGCGGAAATGTATGAGCAACTTGTTGCGCTGCAAGAGGAGAACGCGCGGCTGACGGCGGAGAACACTAGTCTTAAACAGGAAAATGAGCAATTAAAAGAAGAGAATGAACGACTTAAGGAAGAGAATGAAGCGCTCAAAACGAAAAATGACGCGTTGATCACCGAGAATGAATCCCTAAAGCAGCAAAATGAGCAACTGAAGTATACGAACGATATGCTTAACTTTAGAAATTCTGTAATGAATGAGAGAATCAGCAACTTGTACCGCCTGGTCAGCATTTTACAATCAAAGCTTGCCCACAGATACTGAGAGTAACGGCCGGAAACGATTATTTTACTTGGACGCGATCCAGTGAGGCAGTCAAAAGCGGAGCTTTCGGCTGCCTCCAGCTTTTTATAAACTTTTGGATGGCCTCGATTTTATCGCTCACTGGTGTTCTTATTTCCGTTTAAAACCGTATTTTCAAGATGGAATCGCGCATCAGAAACGTTATTTTCCGCTCTTCCGCGAATTCGAGCCGCATTTATCCCCTTTTACAGAAAATAGCGTTTCTAGTGATCGATTTTATAAAATATCCGCTCATAACTATAAAATAGCGTCTCTCATGAGCGTTTTCACTGACCTTTTGTGAGCACCATTTTTCTCCATGCCGCACGTGTCCCCTAACACGCCGGAGGCTTGTGCAAATTTCCCGTCACTAAGGGCCGCCAACTCACGTAATCAAGCGAAATCATCGCACCCTCCACATCGCGTTTTTGCCGTTAATTACAGCACACAGAGACCGCAACCAACGGTTGACACCTGAAAACAAACTGTGCTATATAAAAAATGGAATTAGCACTTGCGCGATCGGAGTGCTAAAAACGAAACTTGAACAAAAGGTGATGATACGATGGGGCGGAAGAAACAGTTTAAAGCGGAATCGAAGCGGCTGCTCGAGATGATGATCAACTCGATTTACACGCACAAGGAGATTTTCTTGCGGGAGCTTATTTCCAATTCGAGCGACGCGATCGACAAGATTTACTACAAAGCGCTGACGGATGAGAACCTCGCGTTTGATCCGAAAGATTATTTTATTAAAATTGAAGCGGACAAGCCGAACCGCATTTTGAAGGTCATCGACACGGGCATCGGGATGTCAAAGGAAGAGCTCGAAAACAACCTCGGCGTGGTCGCGAAAAGCGGTTCGCTCGCCTTTAAGAAGGAAAACGAGGCGAAGGACGGGCATAACATCATCGGTCAATTCGGCGTCGGTTTTTATTCGGCGTTCATGGTGGCAGAAGAAATCACTGTCATTTCCAAGGCGCTCGGCAGCGACGAAGCGTACAAGTGGGTGTCGAAAGGAGCGGACGGCTACACGATTGAGCCTTGCGAGAAGGACACGGTCGGAACGGAAATCATGATAAAAGTGCAGGAAAACACGGAAGACGACAACTACGACGAGTTTCTCGAGGAGCACCGCTTGAAAGGCATCATCAAGAAATACTCGGATTTCATCCGTTATCCGATCAAGATGGACGTGACCGAGCATAAGCCGAAAGAAGGTAAAGACGACGAGTTTGAAGAAGTCGTCGAGGAACAGACCGTCAACAGCATGGTGCCGATCTGGCGGAAAAACAAAAACGAGCTGAGCGACGAAGACTACGAGAATTTTTACAAGGAGAAGCATTACGGGTTCGACAAACCGCTGACCCACTTGCACATTAAAGCGGACGGAACGGTGAGATACCAGGCGATTTTATATATTCCGGAAAGCGCACCTTTCGATTATTACACGAAAGAATATGAAAAAGGGCTTGAGCTTTACTCGAACGGCGTCTTGATCATGAACAAATGTGCGGATCTCCTGCCGGATCACTTCAGCTTCGTGAAAGGCATGGTCGATTCCGAAGACTTGTCGCTCAATATTTCCCGGGAGATGCTGCAGCAAGATCGTCAGCTCCGGGTCATTGCCAAAAACATCAAGAACAAGATCAAGAGCCAGCTGAAGAAGATGCTGAAAAACGAGCGGGAGGACTACGAGAAATTTTATCAAGCGTTCGGCCGTCAGTTGAAATTCGGTGTCTACAACGACTTTGGCGCCAACAAAGAAGACTTGCAAGATTTGTTGTTATTTTATTCATCCAAGGACAAGCAACTCGTTTCGCTTGCGGAGTACGTCGAGCGCATGCC from Bacillales bacterium encodes the following:
- a CDS encoding MFS transporter, coding for MNVVALFCMMMANSPLFTSPVVTLAALLLLSISFGLGDPGSQAMLIDVTKPDEREAVYSVLFWLFNMAMAIGGIIGALTFKHHLFELLLGLLITSVIAAILVIFFIDETLALKTENLQKVEQEHFIIKMFKNYKVVLKDKLFMSYTLAILLITSLEFQLDYYTGVHLFKDMPTQSALSFDINGVNMLGFLRTENTIIVVLLSLLVTRWVTKLSDKSTYISSVIIYVIGYTVLSYADNIWLLFGFMFLATVGELMRVPTHSAIYASLPPEDKRSSYLAFNSLIIQFCMILGSWFVSLSAFLNNEAMSSLFLLTGMVGLFIIIKIFPDLQKKKELAAASGE
- the htpG gene encoding molecular chaperone HtpG, translated to MGRKKQFKAESKRLLEMMINSIYTHKEIFLRELISNSSDAIDKIYYKALTDENLAFDPKDYFIKIEADKPNRILKVIDTGIGMSKEELENNLGVVAKSGSLAFKKENEAKDGHNIIGQFGVGFYSAFMVAEEITVISKALGSDEAYKWVSKGADGYTIEPCEKDTVGTEIMIKVQENTEDDNYDEFLEEHRLKGIIKKYSDFIRYPIKMDVTEHKPKEGKDDEFEEVVEEQTVNSMVPIWRKNKNELSDEDYENFYKEKHYGFDKPLTHLHIKADGTVRYQAILYIPESAPFDYYTKEYEKGLELYSNGVLIMNKCADLLPDHFSFVKGMVDSEDLSLNISREMLQQDRQLRVIAKNIKNKIKSQLKKMLKNEREDYEKFYQAFGRQLKFGVYNDFGANKEDLQDLLLFYSSKDKQLVSLAEYVERMPEDQKYIYYASGESIDRIEKMPQTERVADKGYEILYFTEEIDEFAAKMLMKYKDKEFKSVSSGDLGIEADEEEKKAAEDSENKALFEKMKE